One genomic window of Cololabis saira isolate AMF1-May2022 chromosome 3, fColSai1.1, whole genome shotgun sequence includes the following:
- the si:ch211-254p10.2 gene encoding solute carrier family 40 member 1 isoform X2, with translation MWHFAISVFLIELYGHNLLLTAVFGLVVAGSVLLLGALIGDWVDRNPRNKVAHASLFIQNTSVTVCSIVLMLVFSYKQRIEQIWDGWLTVVCYTVVIILADVANLASTALTIAIQRDWIVVITGYNRGHLAGMNATMRRIDQVTNILAPLAVGQVMTLASNVVGCGFILGWNLVSLIVEFFFLSRVYRIVPALSVKPPTVEADQVYLETIQRSESQGEDSDEERTEDNGSVQLKNGTTMPLCFRKFQWLVSTCKDGWRAYYRQPVFLAGMGLAFLYTTVLGFDCITTGYAYTQGISGSLLSLLMGVSAITGLMGTMMFTRLRKTYGLINTGIISSCLHLGCLLLCVCSVFAPGSPMDLSLLGPYFTSNSSAEPGELASQRQKHTYPMMGGNNQPLLPDRSSIHWTNNTLLFENVPNGTAPESYISIILLFLGVITARIGLWSFDLTVTQLLQETICESERGVVNGVQSSMNYLMDLLHFIMVISAPQPEHFGILVIISVLFITTGHTMYFVYAHKAKRKRRLDT, from the exons ATGTGGCACTTTGCAATCTCTGTGTTCCTGATTGAGCTGTATGGCCATAACCTGCTGCTAACTGCGGTGTTTGGATTGGTAGTGGCAGGGTCAGTTCTCCTGCTCGGGGCTTTGATTGGAGACTGGGTTGATCGCAATCCCAGGAATAAAG TTGCACATGCATCTCTTTTCATTCAGAACACCTCAGTGACTGTATGTAGCATTGTGCTCATGTTGGTGTTCTCATATAAGCAAAGGATTGAACAGATCTGGGATGGATGGCTTACT GTGGTTTGTTATACGGTGGTGATCATCCTGGCAGATGTGGCAAACCTTGCAAGCACGGCACTGACCATTGCCATTCAGAGGGATTGGATTGTGGTCATCACTGGCTACAACCGAGGTCACCTGGCTG gaatgaatgcaaccATGAGGAGGATAGATCAGGTGACAAACATCCTGGCCCCACTAGCAGTGGGACAGGTCATGACCTTGGCCTCCAACGTGGTTGGCTGTGGCTTCATCCTGGGGTGGAACCTTGTCTCTCTCATTGTGGAGTTTTTCTTCTTGTCCCGGGTGTATCGCATCGTCCCTGCTCTTTCAGTCAAACCACCAACGGTTGAAGCCGATCAGGTGTACCTGGAGACAATACAGAGGAGCGAGTCACAAG GGGAAGACAGCGATGAAGAACGGACAGAGGACAACGGCAGCGTTCAGCTGAAGAACGGCACCACCATGCCACTTTGTTTCCGGAAGTTTCAGTGGCTGGTGAGCACTTGTAAAGATGGCTGGAGAGCCTACTATCGCCAGCCTGTGTTCCTGGCAGGAATGGGTCTGGCATTCCTGTACACGACGGTCCTGGGGTTTGACTGCATCACCACTGGCTACGCCTACACACAGGGCATAAGTGGCTCCCTCCTTAGTCTGCTGATGGGCGTTTCAGCTATCACAGGACTGATGGGAACCATGATGTTCACCAGACTCAGGAAGACCTACGGCCTGATCAACACAGGCATCATCTCGAGCTGCCTCCACCTGGGCTGCTTGCTGCTTTGCGTGTGCTCTGTGTTTGCTCCTGGCAGCCCAATGGATCTTAGCTTGCTGGGGCCCTACTTTACCTCCAACTCCTCTGCTGAGCCCGGAGAGCTGGCAAGCCAGAGGCAAAAACACACTTATCCTATGATGGGAGGGAACAATCAGCCTTTACTTCCCGACCGCTCCTCCATCCACTGGACCAACAACACTTTGCTTTTTGAAAATGTGCCGAATGGAACTGCGCCAGAATCTTACATCTCCATAATTCTGTTGTTCTTGGGTGTCATCACAGCGCGCATCG GTCTGTGGTCCTTCGACCTGACTGTGACCCAGCTTCTTCAGGAGACCATCTGTGAGTCAGAGAGAGGGGTGGTAAATGGAGTGCAGAGCTCTATGAATTACCTGATGGACCTGCTTCACTTCATTATGGTGATCTCCGCTCCCCAACCAGAACACTTTGGCATCCTAGTTATCATTTCTGTGTTATTCATCACCACGGGGCACACAATGTATTTCGTGTATGCGCATAAAGCCAAGAGGAAACGCCGCCTCGACACATAA
- the si:ch211-254p10.2 gene encoding solute carrier family 40 member 1 isoform X1, whose translation MSQQADVSQCSGAVVELESDKNDSKAKEATGIPGSALIYLKGPKFLIYVSGALSMWGDRMWHFAISVFLIELYGHNLLLTAVFGLVVAGSVLLLGALIGDWVDRNPRNKVAHASLFIQNTSVTVCSIVLMLVFSYKQRIEQIWDGWLTVVCYTVVIILADVANLASTALTIAIQRDWIVVITGYNRGHLAGMNATMRRIDQVTNILAPLAVGQVMTLASNVVGCGFILGWNLVSLIVEFFFLSRVYRIVPALSVKPPTVEADQVYLETIQRSESQGEDSDEERTEDNGSVQLKNGTTMPLCFRKFQWLVSTCKDGWRAYYRQPVFLAGMGLAFLYTTVLGFDCITTGYAYTQGISGSLLSLLMGVSAITGLMGTMMFTRLRKTYGLINTGIISSCLHLGCLLLCVCSVFAPGSPMDLSLLGPYFTSNSSAEPGELASQRQKHTYPMMGGNNQPLLPDRSSIHWTNNTLLFENVPNGTAPESYISIILLFLGVITARIGLWSFDLTVTQLLQETICESERGVVNGVQSSMNYLMDLLHFIMVISAPQPEHFGILVIISVLFITTGHTMYFVYAHKAKRKRRLDT comes from the exons ATGTCCCAGCAAGCAGATGTCTCCCAGTGCAGCGGAGCTGTGGTCGAGTTAGAGTCTGACAAGAACGATTCAAAGGCTAAAGAAGCAACAGGCATACCAG GTTCAGCTCTTATCTACCTCAAGGGTCCCAAGTTTCTCATCTATGTCAGTGGAGCATTGTCAATGtgg GGCGATCGCATGTGGCACTTTGCAATCTCTGTGTTCCTGATTGAGCTGTATGGCCATAACCTGCTGCTAACTGCGGTGTTTGGATTGGTAGTGGCAGGGTCAGTTCTCCTGCTCGGGGCTTTGATTGGAGACTGGGTTGATCGCAATCCCAGGAATAAAG TTGCACATGCATCTCTTTTCATTCAGAACACCTCAGTGACTGTATGTAGCATTGTGCTCATGTTGGTGTTCTCATATAAGCAAAGGATTGAACAGATCTGGGATGGATGGCTTACT GTGGTTTGTTATACGGTGGTGATCATCCTGGCAGATGTGGCAAACCTTGCAAGCACGGCACTGACCATTGCCATTCAGAGGGATTGGATTGTGGTCATCACTGGCTACAACCGAGGTCACCTGGCTG gaatgaatgcaaccATGAGGAGGATAGATCAGGTGACAAACATCCTGGCCCCACTAGCAGTGGGACAGGTCATGACCTTGGCCTCCAACGTGGTTGGCTGTGGCTTCATCCTGGGGTGGAACCTTGTCTCTCTCATTGTGGAGTTTTTCTTCTTGTCCCGGGTGTATCGCATCGTCCCTGCTCTTTCAGTCAAACCACCAACGGTTGAAGCCGATCAGGTGTACCTGGAGACAATACAGAGGAGCGAGTCACAAG GGGAAGACAGCGATGAAGAACGGACAGAGGACAACGGCAGCGTTCAGCTGAAGAACGGCACCACCATGCCACTTTGTTTCCGGAAGTTTCAGTGGCTGGTGAGCACTTGTAAAGATGGCTGGAGAGCCTACTATCGCCAGCCTGTGTTCCTGGCAGGAATGGGTCTGGCATTCCTGTACACGACGGTCCTGGGGTTTGACTGCATCACCACTGGCTACGCCTACACACAGGGCATAAGTGGCTCCCTCCTTAGTCTGCTGATGGGCGTTTCAGCTATCACAGGACTGATGGGAACCATGATGTTCACCAGACTCAGGAAGACCTACGGCCTGATCAACACAGGCATCATCTCGAGCTGCCTCCACCTGGGCTGCTTGCTGCTTTGCGTGTGCTCTGTGTTTGCTCCTGGCAGCCCAATGGATCTTAGCTTGCTGGGGCCCTACTTTACCTCCAACTCCTCTGCTGAGCCCGGAGAGCTGGCAAGCCAGAGGCAAAAACACACTTATCCTATGATGGGAGGGAACAATCAGCCTTTACTTCCCGACCGCTCCTCCATCCACTGGACCAACAACACTTTGCTTTTTGAAAATGTGCCGAATGGAACTGCGCCAGAATCTTACATCTCCATAATTCTGTTGTTCTTGGGTGTCATCACAGCGCGCATCG GTCTGTGGTCCTTCGACCTGACTGTGACCCAGCTTCTTCAGGAGACCATCTGTGAGTCAGAGAGAGGGGTGGTAAATGGAGTGCAGAGCTCTATGAATTACCTGATGGACCTGCTTCACTTCATTATGGTGATCTCCGCTCCCCAACCAGAACACTTTGGCATCCTAGTTATCATTTCTGTGTTATTCATCACCACGGGGCACACAATGTATTTCGTGTATGCGCATAAAGCCAAGAGGAAACGCCGCCTCGACACATAA